The genomic region TACTTGGGGCCTCCAGTACAAAAAGCGGGATCAAATATCAGCCTCGTTTTGCAAGTTACATTGTTCTGTCAAAATCGTCCTTCATAGTCTCTATACAAGCTATATTTACCACAAAAAAAATCATCAAAAATGTCTCTGGacacctcttcctccgccaTCCACCTCCAACTCCCCCCTACATCATCATCTATGTCCGTTTCTCCAACTTGTGCGGATATCAAAGTGCTAACTATCATTTACAGCCGTCCTCCCTCCCAAATCACCGTCCACCCTTCCGTCATCGCTCAAATCCTTACCCACCACTCTCGCCACCCTGCCGACTCTGAGTCTACTCGAGTGATTGGGGCCCTTATGGGTAATCGATCCGACAATGGTCAAGAAGTCGACATTCGATCATGTTTCGCCGTCCCTCATACCGAACAAGGCCAGCAGATCTCTGTCGACAGACCGTTCCAGCAAGACATGGTCAACTTCCTCGCCAAGAATGGTACAAAGGAAGTCATTGTCGGATGGTACGCTAGTCAAAAAACTGTCAACTCCAACTCTGCTATCATCCAGGAATATTTCTCTTTCGAGACCAACCCTTACCCTGCCGTCCATTTGACCGTTGATACTGAGATTGAAGAGTCTGGAAAGGGTCTTGGTGTCAAGGGATGGGTTTCTCAACCTTTGGGACTGACTAGCAAGTCAGAGTGCTCCGTCTTCGTGCCTGTGCCTGTGTCTATCAAGTACGCCGACTCTGAGCGTGCTGCTTGTGAGTCATACATCTCTTTTATGTATAGATCTTTTCTTACAGGGCATTAAAACAGTGGACCTTCTCACCGCCCCCCAACCAACTCCTTCCCCTGCTCTCCCCCCTCTCCCCACTCTCTCTAATTCTCTCTCTCAACTGTCTTCCCTTATCGACCAATGTCTAGCCTACGTCCAATCCGTCAACAACGGTTCCCAAACCCCGGATGTCGAGGTTGGCCGATACCTCTTGGAAGGCCTTGGCAGATGGTCTGTGAGCgggaatgaagatgaaggtggCGTCAAGGCTGGCTTGCAAGACACTTTGACAGTGGAATATTTGTCGAGCTTGGTTAGGAGTCAGGTCGAGTTGGCGGGCAGGTTGTCACTCTTGCAGCAGCCTGTTGCTCAGCAGTAGATCTGAAGTGAAACTGGTCTTGGGGTTCCGTGCGGATAGACGGTAGAGGGATTTTTTTATGCAATTAGCTTTCGATCTGTCTCTTTTCAGGTCACTGACGGTCCAAGGGGGTTCATTCTAGGTCTCTCAAATCCATTGTTGATAGCGAGGAAGATTTTTCTATTGTGCATAGAATCAGTACTACAAATGCTTTTCATCACTGACACCTCTTTTAATCCTCCAGTACcccattcccattccttAATGACCTCTTATACCTCCCGTAATCCAACCTTTCCAGTTTCGTCCCGTCCGCTGTTCAAACATCTTCGGCTCTACAAATTTCATTCTCACTTTACCCTTACTCTCCTCATCCAGTTCCTCATAAACTCTTTCCCCTAGCTCTTTTCCATGTGCCCTCAGGTTTTTAGTATAATGACTCGTTAACATTGACATCGTCTTGCTAAGCTGGTAAGGGGCAGGTGTAAACTCCAATCCGGGTGGGAAAAGTTCGTGCTCTGCCGCTCGAGAGCCTTCTCTAGTTTGGCATTGTGCGTATGCTGTGCTTAACAGACTTTCCAGCTTTCGAGCGGCTTCAATGGTAGCTGGATCAGACTCTTTGGAAGGGTCATCCAACCGCCAGGCGGGAGCATGGTCCCCTTGAGGAGGGATGAACCGGTCCTTCAGACTCATCTCCACCGGTTCTTTACCCTCCTCGACGCTGGTgtcaggaggaagaagggaagcGCCTCTTGTGAGGTAAGTAGTAGTGTATAATGTGATTGGTGAGGTGCTTCCAGCACCAGAAGagtggagagaagaggtgaTGGCGGTTAGTGGATTGAGGAAGGTGTCGTCAGTcccatcgtcatcgtcttcGATTGCGAAAGAGCCTTTGAGGTGTTGAGTAAATGAGAAGTCGGAAAGGGACGAAGGGAGCGTAGCGCAAGATGCGATCGTTGTTGATGACATTCTATGGTGCTTACTCAGACTTTGTTAGATTATCCCGTTAGCTTCGTATGTTATGATTCTGCAAAGTGTACATTATATATATCAAATGTGGATACTCTTGCATAAATCTCCATCTCAACGCCCCAGTCTCAACTCGCACATATACGCAACCCCTTTTTTAATCAATCCTTTCATCCATCGCATTTTTGTGCCCAGAGATGGTCCACTTAACCTTTCATCCCACGCATTCGGgatgggatgatgagcgGTAAACTCTTTCGCGCCTTCCAATAATCCGTCTCGCCTTCACCAGCCGCTCCATCAAGTACCAAAAGCAATGAGAGAGCACAGAGGAGAGatcctttctttccataACATTAGTACTGGTTTATGCAAGCTTCCCATCTCCTAGGGAATGAAAGGGAATGGAACatcctttctcctttctccttttgaattttcttcttgatgaACTGCGCAGACGAGTATATGCGGGAGGAGACTGACCTTGCAACCCATTATTCGGAGCTGCAAACTTATAGGGTGCTGGACAAGGTATGTTGAAAATGGAGGTCGAAAGCGATCGGAAGCGGGATCGTTGGTGATAAATAAATACACCTAGCAATGGTTCACACAAGTTGACATAATGCAATCGAAAAGGAGAGTTGCTGGGAACACCCCCCTTTCGAGATCATGGCAACATCAAAGCCTGATAATGCCTTCTTTTGCTGTTCTCTAACAATAGTCGAAAGAGGTTTTGGAAAGATGTGTGAAGCTCACTTAACGGTAAGTTGCGATATGATTTCTTACCTCACCCTACTCCGAGAAGCTGCGGAGTTGCAAGCTCCGCAGTTTGCCAGCCGTGCGGAGGATGACATCTTCCGAGATGAACCTTCTTAGAAGAACACTACCAGCTCTTCGATCCTTGCTTGATGACTTTTCGGTGATTAACCCGTGGTCTAACTTTTTGTAAAATATCTTGCACTTTGCTGTGATAATAGAGCGACAATGTGGTCATTTGATGTAGACCTCGGTAGGAGTTGACAACCTTCGTTGCAGCCTATTGGGATAGTGGGCTTCAGTAGTACCATAAAAGTCACGCAGAGCAGATCATagctccttttcctttccatGTGTCCATAAAACCACCGAGAGTTGATCCTCGTACGTGACAGTCTTGAAGATGTAATAAGATGCAGACCATCGTACACAAAATCAAAAAAATTCCAACGACGCATCCCCTGAAGCCAATCATAGTCTTCGTATAGTTATCGTCTTGCCACGATTCGGTAAAGCCGATGACGGATGTGGGGTGATGATGCTTGATGAGATCTGACATGAATTTTGCCCTCTGCGCTGATTTCGATTTTCTATTCTTACATCAACAAACTGTGAGCACACATATGCACCAAGCATCGGAATTTGATGTGACAGACCAACAAGAAAGCAATGGTCACCACTGCCACAAAATGAACATCTTTATCTGCGCCGTATATATTAAAAAGCCTTCGCACCACTACGTTCATCACTATCTCGACGTCTGGCGGTGAATTGCTGTAGTTGCATTGGGCATTACTAATGATTGACGTCTACCTGACAGAAGACAACGGAGTGTTCTACAGGCGATGGCAATTGGATCAGAGGGAATTGGAAGAACGAAAAGGCCAAAAATGGGACCttggaggtggaagagcGAAGAGGTCGAACATTGCCCTAACAAAATCTCGGTCCATCCCAACAACGTGCTAAAAATGACAGAAACTAATCTTTAAATGATCTAGTAAGGCTGTGATGCTTCCCAATTAAGGCAGTGATGGCTATCAAGCTAGAGTTCGACGGGGATCTCAGCCTGGACGAGGGTTCATTAACGGGAGTGGCAGGAGGTGTGTTGGAGTGATGGATTGTACACTCGAAGATGTTTGGGTGGTATATGGGGTGATGAATGATAGGTAGGCGGTGAGGATGATGTACGCGTAATGGTATTCTGGGACGCAAGAAATGAACAACCAGGTTACCAACTGAAGCGAACACATGATGTGTAATCCACCACGTTTTTCCTCACCGTCATGTTCGATGCAATAACCTAGGTTAAGTAAGGGTTCAGCTTAATTCCTGATGAACAAAGTCCGCCCGTCCGTCACTTTAGTA from Cryptococcus decagattii chromosome 6, complete sequence harbors:
- a CDS encoding eukaryotic translation initiation factor 3 subunit F, coding for MSLDTSSSAIHLQLPPTSSSIRPPSQITVHPSVIAQILTHHSRHPADSESTRVIGALMGNRSDNGQEVDIRSCFAVPHTEQGQQISVDRPFQQDMVNFLAKNGTKEVIVGWYASQKTVNSNSAIIQEYFSFETNPYPAVHLTVDTEIEESGKGLGVKGWVSQPLGLTSKSECSVFVPVPVSIKYADSERAALDLLTAPQPTPSPALPPLPTLSNSLSQLSSLIDQCLAYVQSVNNGSQTPDVEVGRYLLEGLGRWSVSGNEDEGGVKAGLQDTLTVEYLSSLVRSQVELAGRLSLLQQPVAQQ